tgcgatagccgtaaACGGCGGGTGAATGTCAGCGTGAAAGCAGTGTGATTTCTGCCCAGTGCCCTGAATGTCAGCGTGAAGAGATTCAATTAAGCACGGGTAAACGGCGGGGATAACTATGGCTCTCTTAAGGTAGCCAAATGCCTCTTAATTTAATTGATGCCGGCTATTGAAACATAATAATTATCGTTTTTACGCTTTTTAAATAAAAAACCAATTTAATAGTTATTCTCCGAAGTCTTTGCTGTTCTTAATTCCTACGCATTTTAATTGGGGCACGTATATTCTTCAATATGTTTTAGAAAGTCGAGGGAGAGTTCTGTTAATCCGATCACACAAATTAATACCTTCGCCTTGATAGCACACACCAATGAGGTGGAAGACTTTGTTCTAAGAAAACTACATTAGTGTTCCATCTAAGAATAACTCCTCCAACTTTTCTTTGCTAATTCCCTTAACAACGTGAAATAATATTCACAACCTGGCTGGCCAAAGGACTCCCAAGCGCCGGAAAGAATAACTTAATGATATGATTAATTTGattcttttttataaaaaaattgtattatatatactcattaaatataatttgtttctcACCCGCCTTGTTTCGTTGtttctttataaataaaaatgagtCTACTAACCCACCACTTTATGGATATTTTCAATTCTCTGATGAAAGATCAACAAATTACTTTTATTAATTGGATTAAATTTATCGTATCTCAGTACAAGGTGTCCTTCACTTCCAACGGTCTTTATATTCTCAGTATTACCTAGGAgtcacacattttttccctgatCCTGAAATACTCGCTGACTCTGCAGCCACATCTGAACCTCCAGAGGACGATTGGCATGCTCAGAACTCTGGCCCTGCAGATGATCTATGTCTCGATGAGCAGACAGAGGATCAAAAGATGGAATCCTTTTTAGGGAATTTTGGTGTTACAACATCCGGGAGTATAAATTCTGGGGAATTGTATGAGCGCAAGAAAGCATTTCATTGCTTAAATTGCAGTTATAATTCCGCCTATAAAAATAATATGCAGCGACATATCAAAAAAATACATCCTGACTCTACTGATCAAATTTCGGAAGCAAAGACACTTTTTCACTGCAAGGCCTGCTCCTACACATCTCCCTACAAGAATAATATGGTTCGACACATTTCCAAACTCCACTGATTACTCTTCCTATGtcttttttacttttgtgtttCATTTTCACGTTTCCTTTAATTTGATGACAAACTGTACTAAGCAGTTGAGATTTGTATGTGGCAGGAATTCATTCCACAAACAATGGAGACAGCCAACCGCGACTCCATACGCGAACGTGTCAACGCCCAACTATTGGAAGGAAATGTTGCCGGTGCTGTCCGTGTTTTGGCATCCGATGCCAAGGCGCTCGAAATAACTCCCCAAGTTCTTGGAGAACTAAAAACGAAGCACCCCAATCCTCCGGATGACCAACGGCCCCTTATCGCCCATTCTGACCTTCCAAACTCTCATGCCTCTAAAGAGGAAGTCCTCGATGCCATTAATTCTCTGGCGACCGGTAGTTGTGGCGGCATAGACGGTCTCCGCCCTGGGCACGTCAAAGATATGCTATCAAATCATACCTGTGAGGCTGGTCAGCGCCTTCTATCTTCTCTAACGGCTCTTACGAACAGAATCTTGAATGCCGAAATTCCTGAACACGCCCGTGACTTATTTTTCGCTGCCAATCTTACTGCACTCCGGAAAAAAGAAGGCGGCATTCGCCCCATCGCAATGGGCTGTTTCTATCGCCGGTTGGCCTCAAAAGTTGCTTGCAGGCAAGCTACAAAGTTATTGGGATCTGAATTACGCCCAATACAACTCGGAGTCGGTGTCAGTGGCGGCTGTGAAGCCGCAGTCCATGCAACAAGGAAGTTCATCTCCGCCTCACAAAATCAGCCGAATAACCTTCATCTTCTAATCAAACTGGACCTGATTAACGCTTTTAACAGCGTTCGTCGTGACGTAATCTTTGAATCCATCATCCGTCGTTCACCTTTTATTGCTCGTCTGGTCGCTTTGGCCTACGGTCGACCCAGCCTCTTTATCGCTGGCGACCACTCAATCTCGTCCTGCAACGGGGTCCAACAAGGCGATCCTCTGGGTCCTCTCCTTTTCGTCCTGGCAATCGATCCCGTTGCCAGAAGTGTATCCTCCGTTTTCAATGCTTGGTATTTGGACGATGCTACTATCGGAGGTACTCTCGAATCCGTTCTTGACGATCTGAGAATTTTAATCCCGGCATTACACGCAATTGGCCTCGATATCAATCCCCGAAAATCTGAAATCTTTAACATCAGTTATGATGTTCACCGTTTCTCTGTTGCCCATTGTTCTATCGAGTCATTACTTCCTAACATCCATGTCACTTCACCCGGAAATCTCAAGATTTTGGGTTCCACGATTTTTCACTCCGGTGTTGTTTCTACCTTATCAGaaaaaacatcaaaccttgcgtCAATGTCCTGTAATCTTGGTATCATCAACTCCCATTCGGCCCTGTTCTTATTGAGGAACTGTTTCGCCATTCCTAAACTACTGTTTACCCTTAGAAGCGCACCATGCTTTGCCAATCCCGAGAGTCTTTCCAGATTCGACCATTCTCTTAGGACTTGCCTCGAATCAATATGTAATGCACCATTCGACGATCTTGGCTGGGAACAGGCAATACTCCCTATCAGTCATGGCGGCATCGGCGCGCGCTCAGCCACTGACCTTTTTTTGCCAGCATTCCTTTCCTCCACACATGCCACGAGCACCCTTGTCCAAGAGATTCTCCAACCCTTTTCCGAATCTTCTTTGGACACAGAGTCAGTCGCCGCAAAAAGCCGCTGGCTTGGGTTGTCTCTTGAGCTCCCACAGAATCCACACGCACAGGTCGAATGGGACAGGATCCTCTGTGACCAGAAGTTGAACAACCTCAAGCCTAAGCTTAACCAACATCGCTTGGCTTGTTTATTGGCCGCCTCGCAACCATATTCGGGGGCTTGGTTGACCGCTATCCCAATGGGTTCTAGTGGAACCTTATTGGACAATGATTGCCTGAGGATCGGCATACAGTGCTGGTAGAAAAAAACCGGTTTTGCAGTTACTAACTTTTTTTGGCGgatagcatttatttttttttaactgaattgAACTCTTTGTAGTtgattagatttataattttttttatttataaaaaattccattaatCGTTTAAAATTCTGAAGATTTAAATTTTAGCGTGTGAATAAAAAACCGGTTTGCATTATTGAGTGATATTTTAGTACAGTTCGACCTCTAAATGGGGCACTAAGTGCCTCAAATCagaggtttccccaaaaaagaggtttttcaaaaagctcaataaataaagaaaaagaacattattttttaaaataatcagttaatttttctccatatttatatttatttttaattcctaacGACACTTTCTTTCTGAATTCATAAAAATCATGAAGAGAATCTGGAATCAAATCAAAGATGTTTGTCTCTATGTTTTCCATCAAACTTAAAATTTGTGATATTGATGGTTCGCAGCTTATATTCTCATAGATATTTGGATCATTATCTTCTATTTCATAATGATTCCAGCATCCAATGGTTGAAGTATTGGTGTCGtattttttggtaaaaataaaaaatcaacgtTGCTAAATGTCGATATTTTGTGCCAAGCAGCGTTATCTAATAACTAGGGCAATTtaagttaaaaaagttaaaatatatgaaaatgtgtattttggcttaaaagtaaaaataaagtattttttaaatgaaatagttacttattaaagaaaaaaataaagttaaaaagttaaaaaaaattttttataaagttaaaaattttaactttatttaaaatagCGCGTGGGTGTTTAGTATGCCAAGAACTgcaaaaacaatgtattttaaggcaaaaaaaattgttattgaatATCCGCTGGAGTTTTTATTACGAGAGAATGGCGAgttgcaatgtcaactttgcttatGCACAGTCAGGTGTGAGAAAAAGCATTTTGTGAATTCTCACCGAGAATCGAAGAAGCACTcaaatttattaagtttttacaaattaatataatttttagagAATAATTTCTATCAGCCTTTTTTGGACGAGTTACCCAATGATGACTGGTCAATGCAAGTCACTAAAGCATTTATTCAATGCGATATACCCTTGCATAAATTGACTATGCCTCCTCTAAAGAATTTATTCAAGAATACTTCTTTGCCTCTTCCTTCCCAATACAAAGCAAGAATGTGCGTTAAACAATTGAAAActgaatatattgtattatttcaagaaaagtttaggtttatgaatatataattttttagaaatCAACTTGTATTCGCCATAAGTGACGAGGTCACTATTCGTAGTCAAAAATTTGTTGCAGTTTTAATGGGGATACTTAAAAATCCCGATAAAACTTATTTGATTTCTTTcgtaaaaattgataaaacttctaccaaagaaacaattattcaaaTTGTTGACGATACGATTAAATGCGTTTTAATTGAAAGACAAAATTTCCTTCTCCTAATAACAGATTCCGCTAAATATATGCTAGCAGGTTTTAATTTAACATATAATTATAGCTGGAAAAGTTCTTAAGCTTTTATATCCAAGGTTATTTCACGTAACTTGTGTTGCTCATCTGATGCATAATTGTTCAATGAAAATCAGGACTATTTATCCTGAAATTGATTCTCTTATTGCATCAATTCAAGcggcaataacaaaaaataacaagagaaaacGACTATTTAATGAAATTGGAATTCCACCTCATGTAGTTTTAACTAGATGGGGTACTTGGCTAACTGCTGcattttattatgcaaaaaatttaatacatgtgataaacattttcaaaacaattccTGATGATGGAATCATTGTTCAGGCTGCAAAAAATAGCCTAAGAGATGAATCTCTAGTAAAAAGCTTAAGTTCTATTGTTAGAAATTATTCGACAATTCCAGGTAAAACTAGTTTAATAATAGCAGAATTATTGTGCAAATTTGAAAGTTCTCACTCCTCAATAGAGTTAGCTTACAATGAgctaaagaatttaaaatttgacGACGAATcagatataattgaaaaatatttgaatgaacgaTTACAAAAAATGATTTATGTCAAATTATAAGAATGACAAATTCATCAATTTCTCCTGAAGAATATTGTATGCTTTTAAAGTGTCAGCCTTCATCCTCTTCCATAGAACGATGCTTCTctcaaattaaaaactttatgagggataacagaaattttaatattgaaaatatagagaattatgttatatgtttgtataataaatgattcttaagttaaaatttgttaggttaaaatttttgttttataggttaaaatttggttatttttaggttaaaaagttaaaatttttaggttaaaaaatcgaagtttttaggttaaaaaaaattgccctactaataacattaagatttttcttttttgaataatcattttttcattaatttttttgagCCAGGATATAAAAATGTCTCTTGTCATCCACGCATTTTTGGACGAAGAGTATAAAATTCCATAAATTTCGggagaaaattttttgaaacatctAGGATTTCTATATTTTCCGATTATTAATGGTTCAAATTTTTCTCCAGTGTAACTACAGCATAGATGGAGAGTAACTTTATCTTTACTCCTTTTAAAGCCCCGTGCCGAATCACCAGTTTTCACGAATGATTTACGTGGGGTAAGTTTGATAAAAAGAGAAGTTTCGTCACAATTAAAAATGTTCTCCTTTCCATATTGTTCAACTTTGATATTTAATTctgataaaaaattcaaaattatcgcATGATCAGCAGATGCGGATTCGCCTGACAATGTtcggaattttaattcatgcctcTGCTTGAATTTTTCTAACCATCCATTTGAAGCTTTAAACTTGTTTAAGGCCATTCTCGAAGAAACAgttagggaaatttttttttaaaagagttcCAGAAACTGGAACATTCTGACCCCTTAGACGCTGAAAAATATCAAGGACTTTTTCATCAAAtccgtttttattttcacttaatgatgaggaaagaaatccttttttgataaatggaagaatattcttttttatacgaAAAATAGTTCCCTTGTTAGTATTGTACATTATGGATAATCTCCTCTCAGAATGTTCTTTCTTTAAAAGATGATCAGGAATCTTCAACTTGGTTTCATAATTCAAAGGCAttacacaagaaatttgaaatgaaacgtgtcttaaaatatttattttttaaattggtataattaattttatgtaataaaaaatcaatgccccaaatagagatgttaaaattaattgattttttataatttggtttaaaaaatttataatgccCCAAAACAGagttttccccaaaaaagaggtGCCCCACCCCTGGAGGTGCGCCCCAATTAGAGGTCGGACTGTAGTtgaatttttagttttataagcaaatgttaaaataattaaagggAAGATTCTTGCTCTTTATGAGTTAAATTGGACGATAAAAGATGTCACCGGCCGTAGGATGGACGGCGCCGTTGAGTGGACACTaagcaatatttttaattaaaaatatttttacaataataatctccattaaaaaatcaaaattatttaaataatttattaaatattcctaatttttgtttaaattaagaaTCGCGTGAGaatggttttgttattattattagaaccaagatcaccgtccaaaacataaaactaattaatcaggTGACCCCGGCTTCTCTGAGGAGGGTCCTCAACTTTGCCCGGTGCTCCTCCCTTGTCCCGGCACAATTTCTGTGAGGGCGCGGTGGTGGTGTTTTAGGCCCTGTATCCCCGAGGTTTCTTCTCAAGATTTCATTAAATGGGGCGATGAGTAGATGTTCGTTCGGTCCCTGCAGTGCTTTTCGGAAGCGATCTTGAGTTTTCTCGATTTTAGCGCGGTTCGTTCCACTGATAAACCCTCCCCACGCCTCACAAGCATAGCTAAAGGAGGGTTCGATGAATTGCCGGTATAAGGCTTGTCGTGCGGGGAAGCTGATACACTGTCTGCATTTACGAAGAAACACTTTCAAGATGTTCAGTTTCTTCATGCACCTCGTAGTAATATTATCGACTTGTTGAGAGAAACACATATGACTGTCGTAAGTCACCCCGAGGATTTTCTGAGATTTTTGAAACGGGATTTCCATGTTATTTAGGTACAGGTTCACCACCGTTTTCCCAAGCTTCCTTGCTGAGGTCATAAGCGTGGTGACCGATTTTTCCGGACTCGTTGATAGTCGGTTTAGCGAGAGCCAACTTTCGAGATTGTTAAGGTGGTTCTGCAGTTTTGTACTCGCCGTGTTCACCTCACGGCTCCGGGTAGCAATTACGATATCGTCAGCGTATGATAAAATGATTGAGTCTTTGTCGTTTGGTAGCGGTAGATCCGATAAGAATAAGTTGAACAGGGCTGGTGAAAGGGGGGAGCCTTGAGGGACCCCGTTTGGAAAGTATCGAGACATCGATCTTGTATTGTTTTGTTGGATTCTGCCTCTTCGGCCGCTGAGGAAGTTAGCTAGCCACATTTTCAGTCTTGGGTGAATTCCACTAAGGTATATTTTCCTGGTCAGTATTTTTCTGGGAACGGAGTCAAAAGCCTTATGGATATCCACTGAGCACATAACCGTTTTTTGGTTATACGGTTTGGTAGATAGTCCATCTGAGATGAAGTTCGTCAAAGTGACAAGGTGCGAGGTGGTTGATTTACCACATTTAAATCCATGTTGAAAGTCCAAATCCGGGAGATATTGTTTGATGTGGTTGAGTATAAGTTTTTCCAGAACTTTGGAAAGGACGCAGAGGAGAGATATTGGCCTGTAGGACGCCGGGTTGTCTTTTGGTCTCCCTGGTTTCAGAATAGGGCGAATGTGTGCCATTTTCCATAGTGTGGGTATTGCGTTGTTGTTTATAGAAAAGTTGTAAATTTGACAGAGAGCTGATATTGCCACCGGTCCTAGGTTTTTCACCAGAATAGTAGGAATTCCGTCAGGTCCACAAGAGCCAGTGTTTCTTAAATTTCTGATGGTCTGAGACACCTCCTCTTGAGTGAGGATAATCATGTCTATTGCAATCCTGGTTTTGTTGAATGGTTTTGTTGTATCTATTGCAATCCTTtgttgaaaaattaattaattatattgaaacTGGCTTGATAGAAGATGAAACACAGAGGAAAGAACGTGTTAAAATACGTTCTTtctcaaaaaattttatttatgagcAATCTGTGCTTTTCATtctgaaaaatggtaaaaaactAAGATTCTTTACTATCGAACAAAATGAATTTAAGATGAAAACAATTGaggtaaatataaaatcaaattttgtAGGCTGAACACAATTTAAACCATTTTGGCCGTGATAGGCTTTATTCCAAACTGAGTGAAACAATGtagtagaaaatttagaaaaagcaGGAGCGAAAATGtctaaaaaaaggaaatggaaattcgACGAAGAGGATATAAATGTCGGAGATTCTGTTATTATCCGACATGATAGAGACGCAAATGTGAATAATATGAAATATCCTCTTCACGATGAAATATCTTCAGAGAAATTTTATATCGTcgacaaaaaaaataatttatgtgtGTTAAAAGATGAAAATGGAACAGAAATTGAATCCATTCACATTagtctttaaataataaataaaataaataattagtaaACTCAAACAATTAGTTTAAATTTTtggttaataaaattttaaaaattgtataaaaagtttttcaacttaaaataagaagtaaacacaccgcggccgaaggccgcataggggaatagttggattccaaaaaaaatccggccgtaggccaattggtttaggttggactttaaaaactacacaccgcggccgaaggccgcataggggAATAGTTGGATTCCAAAAAAATCCGGCCGTAGGCCAATTGGTTTAGGTTGGACTTACTACCTGAAAGCCTAAGGCTGGATAAGAAGTAATACGTGTGCAGCAATTAAGGTTTGGTTAGGGTTCCCTTTAGAAATCTGTACTGGTCATCTCTAAAATTGCTGTTAGGATACCaacgtctatttttttttttcaattaaaagaaaagaaaatggaacaggAAGTCAGCTACTAGCcgcagagagaatagagaaactGTTCCCCCTGAGTACGGCTATTGAGACGCGCTCAAAAAGCCGATTGACCTCGCGGGGGTCGTTTCTAATCCTCCCGAGGTGACGGCCTCTCTCGGTGAGAAAACGTAGCGTGGCTGGGCCGAATGTGCCTGATGTTTCGACTGAAACAGGCACAAAGAGGAATCTGTCGGCGAGCGAGGCGTACTTGTCTTTCTTCCGGGTCTCTGCCCTCCTCGCCGCTGTGCCAGCTTCGATCGCGGACACGAGAAGGCATGTTGACGCAAAAGTGTCAGAGCATGTCGCGTCCCAGACGATCGCTTTGCCGCACTTGAACGGGAGAGCGAGACGCCGTCCGGCCTCTTGCCATCGCCCCTGTTAAGGCCAGAGGGCTCCAGCTGGCACGGGATGCCGGTTGCCTCGAGCAGACGCTTTATTATGGAATTAAGCTGTCCGTGCTGGGGAACCTCCCAGGGCATTTGCG
This is a stretch of genomic DNA from Octopus sinensis unplaced genomic scaffold, ASM634580v1 Contig10412, whole genome shotgun sequence. It encodes these proteins:
- the LOC115228431 gene encoding uncharacterized protein LOC115228431; its protein translation is METANRDSIRERVNAQLLEGNVAGAVRVLASDAKALEITPQVLGELKTKHPNPPDDQRPLIAHSDLPNSHASKEEVLDAINSLATGSCGGIDGLRPGHVKDMLSNHTCEAGQRLLSSLTALTNRILNAEIPEHARDLFFAANLTALRKKEGGIRPIAMGCFYRRLASKVACRQATKLLGSELRPIQLGVGVSGGCEAAVHATRKFISASQNQPNNLHLLIKLDLINAFNSVRRDVIFESIIRRSPFIARLVALAYGRPSLFIAGDHSISSCNGVQQGDPLGPLLFVLAIDPVARSVSSVFNAWYLDDATIGGTLESVLDDLRILIPALHAIGLDINPRKSEIFNISYDVHRFSVAHCSIESLLPNIHVTSPGNLKILGSTIFHSGVVSTLSEKTSNLASMSCNLGIINSHSALFLLRNCFAIPKLLFTLRSAPCFANPESLSRFDHSLRTCLESICNAPFDDLGWEQAILPISHGGIGARSATDLFLPAFLSSTHATSTLVQEILQPFSESSLDTESVAAKSRWLGLSLELPQNPHAQVEWDRILCDQKLNNLKPKLNQHRLACLLAASQPYSGAWLTAIPMGSSGTLLDNDCLRIGIQCW